From a region of the Hymenobacter jejuensis genome:
- a CDS encoding toxin-antitoxin system YwqK family antitoxin: protein MGPKTILLTVMLGMLTACSATHGKIGSWSRNRHDRAGERHGPWYSYYDTNNQLLTSKGRFKHGRMVGRWRYFTPGAGLEQVERFHKLRPGFVTITYYHPNGQIARRGRARYVNESDGLRFYWFGNWMVYAADGKAAKVETYEVGRLLYSRPLQLNLLFE from the coding sequence ATGGGTCCAAAAACAATCTTGTTGACCGTGATGCTAGGGATGCTTACAGCCTGTTCCGCGACGCATGGCAAAATCGGTTCCTGGTCGCGCAACCGGCACGACCGAGCAGGCGAGCGCCATGGGCCGTGGTACAGCTATTACGATACTAACAACCAGCTATTAACCTCGAAAGGGCGCTTTAAGCACGGCCGCATGGTAGGCCGCTGGCGCTACTTCACACCCGGCGCGGGGCTGGAGCAAGTGGAGCGTTTCCACAAACTAAGGCCTGGCTTTGTCACGATCACCTACTACCATCCCAATGGACAAATTGCGCGTCGTGGGCGGGCGCGTTACGTCAACGAGTCTGATGGTCTGCGTTTCTACTGGTTTGGCAACTGGATGGTATATGCCGCCGACGGTAAGGCTGCGAAAGTAGAAACTTACGAAGTAGGGCGTTTGCTATATTCGCGGCCTCTGCAACTCAACCTGCTGTTTGAATAA
- a CDS encoding GH3 auxin-responsive promoter family protein produces the protein MINEILTWAVQRRLTSIEHFRNHPHEVQQQVLQGLLSTARGTDWGVRYGFGDGFSAREFAQRVPVSSYEELYPEFERVLRGEQDVLWPGRVTWFAKSSGTTNARSKFIPVTRESLHDCHYRAGRDMTALATSLYPEARILSGKTLSLGGTHAPNPFRLDDAESRVGDVSALIMQNLPAWAEYLRTPPLELALLDEWEEKIERIARHVQHIDVAVLAGVPTWMIVLLRRVTELVGAENITEVWPNLRLFLHGAVAFGPYRDLFRQLVPSEHMQYLEIYNASEGYLAVQDQPNSEDLLLLLNHGIYYEFIPADQFDAEQPQTLQLEEVELGKNYALVLSTNAGLWRYKIGDTVRFTSLAPYRIRISGRTKHFLNAFGEEVVIENADAAIAAACSATSTTVRDFTAAPIYFDNSDASRGGHQWIIEFTKAPTDQTRFAEVLDQTLRRLNSDYDAKRHRDIALAPPVVTVAAPGTFERWLAGKGKLGGQHKVPRLSNSREIVEEVLQEVEKAVV, from the coding sequence ATGATAAATGAAATACTAACCTGGGCCGTTCAGCGGCGCTTAACCAGCATCGAGCACTTCCGCAATCACCCCCACGAGGTGCAGCAGCAAGTGTTGCAGGGGCTGCTAAGCACGGCGCGCGGCACAGATTGGGGCGTGCGCTACGGGTTTGGCGACGGGTTCAGCGCGCGGGAATTTGCGCAGCGGGTGCCGGTGAGCAGCTACGAAGAGCTGTACCCAGAATTTGAGCGGGTGCTGCGCGGTGAGCAAGACGTACTGTGGCCCGGCCGCGTGACGTGGTTTGCCAAGTCCAGCGGCACCACCAATGCGCGCAGCAAATTCATTCCGGTTACGCGCGAATCATTGCATGACTGCCACTACCGCGCCGGCCGCGACATGACGGCTCTGGCCACGTCGTTGTATCCGGAAGCGCGCATCCTGTCCGGCAAAACGCTTTCGCTGGGCGGTACGCACGCGCCTAACCCGTTCCGCCTCGACGACGCCGAGTCGCGGGTCGGCGACGTGTCGGCCCTGATTATGCAAAATCTGCCCGCCTGGGCCGAATACCTGCGCACGCCGCCGCTGGAGTTGGCTTTGCTCGACGAGTGGGAAGAGAAAATCGAACGGATCGCCCGCCATGTGCAGCACATAGATGTTGCCGTGCTGGCCGGCGTACCCACCTGGATGATCGTGCTGCTGCGGCGCGTTACAGAACTGGTTGGTGCTGAGAATATTACAGAGGTATGGCCGAACCTGCGCCTGTTTCTGCACGGCGCCGTAGCTTTCGGGCCATACCGCGACCTGTTCCGGCAGCTCGTTCCGAGCGAGCACATGCAGTACCTCGAGATTTACAATGCTTCCGAAGGCTACTTGGCCGTGCAGGACCAGCCCAATAGCGAAGACTTGCTGCTGCTGCTCAACCACGGCATCTACTACGAGTTCATCCCGGCCGACCAGTTCGACGCCGAACAGCCGCAGACGTTGCAGCTGGAAGAAGTCGAGCTGGGCAAAAACTACGCGCTGGTGCTGAGTACTAATGCCGGGTTGTGGCGCTATAAAATCGGCGATACAGTGCGGTTTACCAGTTTGGCACCGTACCGCATTCGTATCAGCGGCCGCACCAAGCATTTTTTGAATGCTTTCGGCGAAGAAGTGGTCATCGAAAACGCCGATGCTGCTATTGCAGCCGCTTGTAGCGCCACCAGCACGACCGTCCGCGACTTCACCGCAGCCCCCATCTATTTCGACAATTCCGATGCCTCACGCGGGGGCCATCAATGGATTATCGAGTTCACCAAAGCCCCCACTGACCAAACACGCTTCGCCGAAGTGTTGGATCAAACGCTGCGCCGACTCAACTCCGATTACGATGCCAAGCGCCACCGCGACATTGCCTTGGCTCCGCCCGTAGTCACGGTCGCGGCCCCCGGAACATTTGAGCGCTGGCTGGCTGGCAAAGGCAAATTGGGAGGCCAGCACAAAGTGCCGCGCTTGAGCAACTCACGCGAAATTGTTGAAGAAGTCCTGCAGGAGGTAGAGAAAGCAGTAGTATAA
- the lptB gene encoding LPS export ABC transporter ATP-binding protein: MILKAEHLIKKYKARTVVNDMSVTVEQGEIVGLLGPNGAGKTTCFYMIVGMVKPNEGHIFLDQEDITGLPMFQRAQRGVGYLAQEASVFRDLTVEENILSVLEMTNLPRQAQRDKVEELLHEFSLTHVRKNLGRVLSGGERRRTEIARALAVDPKFVLLDEPFAGVDPIAVEEIQGIVAKLKHKNIGILITDHNVNETLSIVDRAYLLFEGKLLKAGTAEELAADETVRRVYLGKHFEYKRKI, from the coding sequence ATGATTCTGAAAGCTGAGCATTTAATCAAAAAATACAAGGCCCGTACCGTCGTCAACGACATGTCGGTGACCGTGGAGCAAGGGGAAATCGTGGGGTTGCTGGGGCCCAACGGCGCGGGCAAAACCACCTGCTTTTACATGATCGTGGGCATGGTAAAGCCTAACGAAGGCCATATTTTTCTCGACCAAGAAGACATTACCGGCTTGCCTATGTTTCAGCGAGCGCAGCGCGGCGTGGGCTATCTGGCGCAGGAAGCATCCGTATTTCGCGACCTGACGGTAGAGGAAAACATTCTGTCGGTGCTGGAAATGACCAACTTGCCTAGGCAGGCCCAGCGCGATAAGGTTGAGGAACTGCTACACGAGTTCAGCCTCACCCACGTGCGAAAAAACTTGGGCCGCGTGCTCAGCGGCGGCGAGCGGCGACGCACCGAAATCGCCCGTGCCCTGGCCGTCGATCCGAAATTTGTGCTGCTTGATGAGCCCTTTGCCGGCGTCGACCCCATTGCGGTAGAAGAAATTCAGGGCATTGTAGCCAAGCTCAAGCACAAGAACATCGGCATCCTTATCACCGACCACAACGTGAACGAAACGCTCTCGATCGTGGATCGTGCTTACTTGCTTTTTGAAGGTAAACTGCTGAAGGCCGGCACCGCCGAGGAGCTAGCCGCCGACGAAACGGTGCGCCGCGTGTACTTAGGGAAACACTTTGAATATAAGCGTAAAATATAA